In Thermoanaerobaculia bacterium, one genomic interval encodes:
- the ettA gene encoding energy-dependent translational throttle protein EttA yields the protein MAQIIYTMKKLRKTTPQGKEILKGIWLSFYDGAKIGVLGHNGAGKSTLLRIMAGLDKDYDGEAFLSEGYTVGFLQQEPQLDPAKNVLQHVEDAVSGKKAVLARYEELSMNYSDETADEFSRLQDRIDHENLWELDRQLEIAMDALRLPPPDADVSKLSGGERRRVALCQILLRKPDMLLLDEPTNHLDAESVAWLERHLAEYKGTVVAVTHDRYFLDNVAGWILELDRGAGIPWEGNYSSWLAQKDARLAQEEKESSTRRRTLQHELEWIQLSPRARHAKGKARINDYEKLLAEEQAQESRRDPNEIHIPPGPRLGDLVVEAKSLSKAYGDNVLMDKLSFILPRGGIVGVIGPNGAGKTTLFRMIVGQEKPDAGELRIGETVALAYVDQSRETLSGTNTLWEELSDGGKDLILIGKKEVNSRAYCAAFNFRGADQQKKVRDLSGGERNRLHLAKILKSGGNLLLLDEPTNDLDVDTLRALEDALLEFAGCAVVISHDRWFLDRIATHILAFEGDSEVVWFEGNYQDYEADRKRRLGADADQPHRLKYRKLVH from the coding sequence ATGGCGCAGATCATTTACACGATGAAGAAGTTGCGCAAGACGACACCCCAGGGCAAGGAGATCCTGAAGGGGATCTGGCTGTCCTTCTACGACGGCGCGAAGATCGGCGTCCTCGGACACAACGGCGCCGGCAAGTCGACGCTCCTGCGCATCATGGCCGGCCTCGACAAGGACTACGACGGCGAGGCCTTCCTCTCCGAGGGCTACACCGTCGGGTTCCTGCAGCAGGAGCCACAGCTCGACCCGGCGAAGAACGTCCTCCAGCATGTCGAGGACGCGGTTTCGGGGAAGAAGGCGGTGCTGGCGCGCTACGAAGAGCTGTCGATGAACTACTCCGACGAGACCGCCGACGAGTTCTCGCGCCTGCAGGACCGGATCGACCACGAGAATCTCTGGGAGCTCGATCGCCAGCTCGAGATCGCCATGGATGCCCTGCGGCTGCCGCCGCCGGATGCAGACGTTTCGAAGCTCTCCGGCGGCGAACGCCGCCGCGTGGCGCTCTGCCAGATCCTCCTGCGCAAGCCCGACATGCTGCTCCTCGACGAGCCGACGAACCATCTCGACGCCGAGTCGGTCGCCTGGCTGGAGCGTCACCTCGCCGAGTACAAGGGGACCGTCGTCGCCGTCACCCACGACCGCTACTTCCTCGACAACGTCGCCGGCTGGATCCTCGAGCTCGACCGCGGCGCCGGCATCCCGTGGGAGGGCAACTACTCCTCCTGGCTGGCGCAGAAGGACGCGCGCCTCGCCCAGGAGGAGAAGGAGTCCTCCACCCGCCGCCGGACGCTGCAGCACGAGCTCGAGTGGATCCAGCTCTCGCCGCGCGCCCGCCACGCCAAGGGCAAGGCGCGCATCAACGACTACGAGAAGCTCCTCGCCGAGGAGCAGGCGCAGGAGTCGCGCCGCGACCCCAACGAGATTCACATCCCCCCCGGCCCACGGCTGGGAGACCTCGTCGTCGAGGCGAAATCGCTCTCGAAGGCCTACGGCGACAACGTGCTGATGGACAAGCTCTCGTTCATCCTGCCTCGCGGCGGCATCGTCGGCGTCATCGGCCCCAACGGCGCCGGCAAGACGACCCTCTTCCGGATGATCGTCGGCCAGGAGAAGCCCGACGCGGGAGAGCTGCGGATCGGCGAGACGGTGGCGCTCGCCTACGTCGACCAGAGCCGCGAGACCCTCTCCGGGACCAATACCCTCTGGGAGGAGCTCTCGGACGGCGGCAAGGACCTGATCCTCATCGGCAAGAAAGAGGTCAACTCGCGCGCCTACTGCGCGGCGTTCAACTTCCGCGGCGCCGACCAGCAGAAGAAGGTGCGGGACCTGTCGGGCGGCGAGCGCAATCGGCTCCACCTCGCCAAGATCCTGAAGAGCGGCGGCAACCTCCTGCTGCTCGACGAGCCGACCAACGACCTCGACGTCGATACGCTGCGCGCGCTCGAGGATGCACTTCTGGAGTTCGCCGGCTGCGCGGTCGTCATCAGCCACGATCGCTGGTTCCTCGACCGCATCGCGACCCATATTCTGGCCTTC